The following are encoded in a window of Persicobacter psychrovividus genomic DNA:
- a CDS encoding RagB/SusD family nutrient uptake outer membrane protein — MTFFKHYNFSLFAAVCLLLATSCTKFEDVNPTDEFPGSEVPTSTYNIELVLTQSYTYWSQLMCMDHIPDANVIADHTDARIDGQKLGAYKFRYEYARFNFNNDGLWTDGYNAINLANHVIKYTEGTEEIDNIYALHRNRLRGEALFIRAYANFILLRYYGAQYTTANMDMPGIILRTEPAVGFANGGRATVGEGYQMIKEDLEEAISLIPIRFDDTEHKSFPNYRVRANKFDVMALYARVQLQMNDIDGANETVTTLIGKVPGEIMVREEIAPAGMDFVPMAQVRSLFKNTSITAASQLRPFAANYAVSDPINLMLNMDQITDSQQSAIYLTKSFMNNFMDEKGDFANNDTLRLNAFVKEYAMEDADGLVYDTAFVFNKFALDPTSETNWPLIRLEELLLIRAETWALKGSTSGAIPDINKLRALRGANPVAGSPNRIQAINLVVRERMLEMIGEGERFFHWKRMGAFNETVEQVYSPEVYSTFDRAEAKGISWNGPETLYRLPIAELQRNTDLSEADQNP, encoded by the coding sequence ATGACATTTTTTAAACACTATAACTTTAGCCTTTTCGCAGCGGTTTGCCTGCTGCTGGCCACTTCATGTACAAAGTTCGAGGATGTAAATCCTACAGATGAATTCCCTGGCAGTGAAGTTCCGACAAGTACTTATAATATTGAATTGGTACTGACGCAAAGCTATACCTATTGGTCGCAGCTGATGTGTATGGATCATATTCCGGATGCCAATGTAATTGCCGATCATACCGATGCCCGTATTGATGGACAGAAACTTGGTGCTTACAAGTTCCGATATGAATATGCGCGATTCAACTTTAACAATGATGGGCTTTGGACTGATGGCTATAATGCCATTAACCTGGCCAACCATGTGATTAAATACACCGAAGGAACGGAAGAGATTGATAACATTTATGCGCTGCATAGAAATAGACTCCGTGGAGAAGCCTTGTTTATTCGTGCTTATGCCAACTTTATCCTTTTGAGGTATTATGGCGCACAATATACCACCGCGAATATGGACATGCCAGGGATTATCTTGCGCACCGAGCCTGCTGTGGGCTTTGCCAATGGTGGACGCGCTACGGTGGGCGAAGGTTATCAAATGATTAAAGAGGATTTGGAAGAAGCCATTTCATTGATTCCTATCCGTTTTGATGATACGGAGCACAAATCCTTTCCAAACTATCGTGTGCGTGCCAATAAATTTGACGTGATGGCTTTGTATGCGCGCGTACAGCTTCAGATGAATGACATTGACGGCGCAAATGAAACCGTCACCACTTTGATCGGTAAAGTACCGGGGGAAATCATGGTGAGAGAGGAAATTGCCCCAGCAGGGATGGATTTTGTGCCTATGGCACAGGTACGGTCACTGTTCAAGAATACCTCCATCACGGCAGCTTCACAGTTGCGTCCATTTGCCGCCAACTATGCGGTATCTGACCCCATCAACCTGATGCTCAATATGGATCAGATCACCGATTCGCAGCAATCAGCCATTTATCTTACCAAGTCGTTCATGAACAATTTTATGGATGAAAAAGGAGATTTTGCGAATAATGATACCCTACGCTTAAATGCTTTTGTGAAAGAGTATGCGATGGAAGACGCTGACGGTTTGGTTTACGATACTGCCTTCGTTTTCAATAAGTTCGCCCTCGATCCTACTTCTGAAACCAACTGGCCGCTGATTCGCCTGGAGGAATTACTATTGATCCGTGCCGAAACCTGGGCGTTGAAAGGCTCAACAAGTGGTGCTATTCCCGATATCAATAAGCTCAGAGCTTTAAGAGGAGCAAACCCTGTGGCCGGTTCTCCAAACCGAATACAGGCGATCAACTTGGTGGTGCGGGAACGTATGCTGGAAATGATTGGTGAAGGCGAACGTTTTTTCCACTGGAAACGCATGGGCGCTTTCAACGAAACAGTAGAGCAGGTGTACAGCCCGGAAGTGTATAGCACTTTCGACCGTGCCGAAGCAAAGGGAATTTCATGGAATGGGCCTGAAACCTTGTATCGTTTGCCTATTGCTGAATTGCAGAGAAATACGGATTTGTCTGAAGCAGACCAAAATCCTTAA
- a CDS encoding SusC/RagA family TonB-linked outer membrane protein → MNNIFYKPTMRILLAMIFCLQSMTLFAQTAIKGTVVAAMDGEALPGAYVIEKGTNNGMVVSFDGSYALTVADPANATLVFSFMGFVDQEIKVGNQTVINVKLKEDVTALDEVVINGYATESKKMATGNYTTIDSKDLSEKISASFQEGLQGLAPSLDVQGASGAVGGSVNIRIRGTGSLSSNSNPLYVIDGIPFTSYPTDGTGNFGTSFNPMTNINPEDIESMTVLKDAEATAIYGSRGANGVILIKTKSGAKGKAQWDLSYTEGISRPTNMLPHVGTQDWLTYTEDGWNNAGTPEADRRLPYTTTADKGWYTEDVARTIDQDKYRETYRQGRNRNVSLAVSGGNDRLTYRVNGTYNYTEGIMYQNDNERIAFSSNMNVKLNDKMNLGISANISSVDNGQYPTNIYFLNLEGRGGTIFQYWSNPTGINFIKNALPMYPTYNDDGTFFQGTSLVNTAPTRDPEYFSHESKNFTAINSANYNYQINENLRLDANLGVTNTTYERDVWFSPFITTVATAPGAGPEDYGYADGMKQARTYINTNAILNYGKTWGKHSFDGLLGFESFTERQRFQSMKGVGFPQTNSIKNVGSAASILEWRSGSNGVVFYSGFFRAKYAYDQKYIFGLSVRSDGSSRFGSKNRWGTFPSASVGWNISEEAFLKDSRVVNYLKLRGSYGVSGNAEIDQSAAFANWRFVSQSYGGSQGIEPIRLKESTDNIGWERAYSMDLGLDYELFGGVLKGELAYFQRTNDDLLAKLSLPLSAGGGQYIANSGTIKNWGYEFSMTAQVIDRAVQWSTTLHASLLRNEVIALGADPSVFEQRGGTALPVIGGSVASYQMVKWLGVDPETGYELFEDPKTGKPYEFVDPARPSKAEMESLVQRIDDKSGLPQFTGGWSNNISYKGISLSFMFSFRQGNWLYDDELHTMAYMKEGNQLTNVPQMFFDERWQQPGDQTDVPAPMYNHPFGQGNPDRGSRSTRFLYDGSFIRLRNLTVAYTLPKSMTSKVGLNNVRVFATGNNLLTFTKYPGWDPESANSIGNFSPTEANIAPGVISGNPPQAMMVKLGVNLKF, encoded by the coding sequence ATGAATAATATTTTTTACAAACCAACGATGCGCATCCTGCTGGCGATGATCTTTTGCTTGCAGTCCATGACGCTTTTTGCCCAGACAGCCATCAAAGGAACTGTCGTGGCAGCAATGGATGGCGAGGCACTTCCGGGTGCCTACGTTATCGAGAAAGGAACCAACAACGGAATGGTGGTTTCTTTTGATGGTTCCTACGCCCTCACTGTTGCAGATCCTGCAAATGCCACCCTGGTGTTTTCATTTATGGGATTTGTTGATCAGGAAATTAAAGTGGGTAACCAGACGGTCATCAATGTAAAATTGAAAGAAGATGTTACCGCTTTGGATGAAGTCGTGATCAACGGTTACGCCACGGAATCCAAAAAAATGGCCACCGGTAACTATACCACTATCGACTCCAAAGATTTGTCTGAGAAAATCAGTGCAAGTTTTCAGGAAGGTTTGCAAGGCTTGGCGCCATCGCTTGATGTGCAGGGGGCCAGTGGTGCAGTCGGTGGATCGGTGAATATCCGTATCCGTGGTACAGGTTCGCTGTCCTCCAATTCCAACCCATTGTATGTTATCGACGGGATTCCATTCACCTCTTATCCAACCGATGGAACGGGTAACTTTGGTACGTCGTTTAACCCGATGACCAATATCAACCCAGAGGATATCGAAAGCATGACCGTCCTGAAAGATGCGGAAGCAACGGCAATTTACGGTTCGCGTGGTGCCAATGGGGTGATCTTAATTAAAACCAAATCAGGGGCTAAAGGTAAAGCACAATGGGATTTGAGCTATACTGAGGGGATTTCCAGACCGACCAACATGTTACCGCACGTGGGTACTCAGGATTGGCTGACCTATACAGAAGACGGTTGGAACAATGCGGGTACGCCTGAGGCAGATCGTCGATTGCCTTATACTACTACGGCCGACAAAGGCTGGTATACTGAAGATGTGGCCCGCACGATTGATCAGGACAAATACAGAGAAACCTATCGTCAGGGACGAAATAGAAATGTATCGCTTGCGGTATCGGGGGGAAATGATCGCCTGACTTACCGTGTGAATGGTACCTACAACTATACCGAAGGGATCATGTACCAAAACGATAATGAGCGTATCGCTTTTTCATCGAATATGAACGTGAAACTGAACGATAAAATGAACCTCGGTATTTCTGCCAATATCAGTAGTGTAGATAATGGGCAGTATCCGACAAACATTTACTTTCTGAACCTTGAAGGCCGTGGCGGTACGATCTTTCAGTATTGGTCGAACCCAACGGGGATTAACTTTATTAAAAATGCCCTGCCAATGTACCCGACCTACAATGATGATGGTACATTCTTTCAGGGAACATCTTTAGTGAATACGGCGCCAACGCGCGACCCAGAGTATTTTTCTCATGAGTCGAAAAACTTTACTGCCATTAACTCGGCAAACTATAACTATCAAATCAATGAAAACCTTCGCCTTGATGCCAATTTGGGGGTAACCAACACTACCTATGAGCGGGATGTTTGGTTCAGCCCATTCATTACCACCGTGGCTACGGCGCCGGGTGCCGGCCCAGAAGATTACGGTTATGCCGATGGCATGAAACAAGCGCGTACTTATATCAACACCAATGCCATTCTGAACTATGGTAAAACATGGGGTAAGCACTCTTTTGATGGCCTTTTGGGTTTTGAGAGCTTCACGGAAAGACAGCGCTTTCAGTCAATGAAAGGGGTGGGTTTCCCACAAACAAACTCCATTAAAAATGTGGGTAGTGCCGCCAGTATTCTGGAATGGCGATCGGGCTCCAATGGGGTAGTTTTCTATTCTGGTTTCTTCCGGGCAAAATATGCCTATGATCAAAAATACATCTTTGGTTTGAGTGTCCGCTCTGATGGATCATCACGATTTGGTAGCAAAAACCGCTGGGGAACATTCCCTTCTGCTTCGGTAGGTTGGAATATTTCTGAAGAAGCTTTTCTGAAAGATTCTCGGGTGGTTAATTATCTGAAATTGAGAGGTTCTTACGGGGTTTCGGGAAATGCTGAAATTGATCAGTCGGCGGCTTTTGCCAACTGGCGATTTGTTTCCCAGAGTTACGGTGGTTCGCAGGGTATTGAACCGATCCGTCTGAAAGAGTCCACCGATAATATCGGCTGGGAAAGAGCGTATTCCATGGACCTTGGTCTGGATTACGAACTTTTTGGCGGCGTACTGAAAGGGGAATTGGCCTATTTTCAACGGACTAATGATGATCTGCTGGCGAAATTATCTTTGCCACTTTCAGCAGGTGGGGGCCAGTATATTGCCAATAGCGGTACGATCAAAAACTGGGGTTATGAATTTTCTATGACCGCCCAGGTGATCGATCGTGCAGTTCAGTGGTCGACTACCCTACATGCTTCCCTGTTAAGAAATGAAGTGATTGCGCTCGGTGCTGACCCTTCTGTTTTTGAACAGCGTGGTGGTACTGCCTTGCCTGTGATTGGCGGAAGCGTGGCGTCTTATCAAATGGTAAAATGGCTGGGGGTAGATCCTGAAACAGGATACGAATTATTCGAAGATCCTAAAACGGGTAAGCCTTATGAGTTTGTCGATCCGGCACGCCCTTCAAAGGCAGAAATGGAATCGCTCGTGCAGCGTATTGATGATAAATCCGGATTGCCACAATTTACGGGTGGTTGGAGTAACAACATCAGCTATAAGGGTATTTCCCTGAGCTTTATGTTCTCTTTCCGTCAGGGAAACTGGTTGTATGATGATGAATTGCACACCATGGCCTATATGAAAGAAGGGAACCAGCTGACCAACGTTCCGCAGATGTTTTTCGATGAGCGCTGGCAACAACCCGGAGATCAGACAGATGTGCCTGCACCAATGTACAATCACCCTTTTGGACAGGGAAATCCTGACCGCGGTTCACGTTCTACAAGATTTTTGTATGATGGTTCCTTCATCCGATTGCGAAACCTGACGGTTGCCTATACGCTGCCGAAGTCCATGACCAGCAAAGTGGGGCTTAACAATGTTCGTGTTTTCGCTACTGGAAACAACCTGCTGACTTTCACCAAATATCCAGGATGGGACCCTGAATCGGCCAACTCCATTGGTAATTTCAGCCCTACAGAAGCCAACATCGCTCCGGGGGTTATCAGTGGTAACCCACCTCAGGCAATGATGGTCAAATTAGGCGTGAATCTTAAATTTTAA
- a CDS encoding ROK family protein, whose protein sequence is MNTYFLGIDIGGTKCAVVAGNTDMEILAKRKFPTNHRLKAEGIIAQLLEEAKSVVKSLADHQLTAIGISCGGPLDSKTGVIMSPPNLPSWDNIPITAIFSEALGVPAFLQNDANACALAEWQFGAGKGTQNMIFLTFGTGLGAGLILNGQLYSGTNDLAGEVGHLRLADDGPFGFGKRGSFEGFCSGGGIAQLAKTMAEQAIKAGKAPSFCENLDQLEEITTAQVAKAAYAGDPLAKEIFECSAYQLGRGLSFLIDILNPEVIVIGSVYARAESLFVEQCQQVIAEEAIPMAKAVCKIVPAKLGDAIGDLASLSIAITAMKK, encoded by the coding sequence ATGAATACATATTTTTTAGGGATTGATATTGGAGGTACCAAATGTGCCGTAGTGGCGGGTAACACCGATATGGAAATATTGGCCAAGCGCAAATTTCCGACCAACCACCGCTTAAAAGCGGAAGGAATTATTGCACAATTGCTGGAAGAAGCCAAATCAGTGGTGAAGTCACTGGCGGATCATCAGCTAACGGCCATTGGGATCAGTTGTGGAGGTCCCCTCGACAGTAAAACAGGTGTCATTATGTCGCCTCCCAACTTGCCCAGCTGGGATAATATCCCGATCACCGCTATATTTTCCGAAGCCCTCGGGGTGCCTGCTTTTTTGCAGAATGATGCCAATGCCTGCGCCTTGGCCGAATGGCAATTTGGTGCCGGAAAGGGAACCCAAAATATGATTTTTCTTACTTTTGGCACTGGTTTAGGCGCGGGGCTAATCCTGAATGGTCAATTGTATTCAGGAACAAATGACCTTGCCGGTGAGGTTGGGCACCTGCGCCTCGCAGATGATGGCCCTTTTGGTTTTGGGAAAAGAGGAAGCTTTGAAGGCTTCTGTAGTGGGGGAGGAATTGCTCAACTTGCAAAAACCATGGCCGAACAAGCCATTAAAGCGGGGAAAGCACCGTCCTTTTGTGAAAATCTCGATCAGCTCGAAGAGATTACCACGGCGCAAGTCGCCAAGGCTGCCTATGCAGGAGATCCCCTGGCCAAAGAAATTTTTGAATGTTCTGCCTATCAGTTGGGACGTGGATTGTCCTTTCTGATCGACATCCTTAACCCGGAAGTTATTGTGATTGGTAGTGTTTATGCCCGCGCAGAATCGTTGTTTGTCGAGCAATGTCAGCAAGTGATTGCTGAAGAAGCCATCCCAATGGCCAAAGCGGTTTGTAAAATTGTCCCTGCAAAATTAGGCGATGCCATCGGTGATCTCGCCTCCCTTTCCATTGCAATTACTGCCATGAAAAAGTAA
- a CDS encoding helix-turn-helix domain-containing protein, with product MTVTIFLWAFLQSLLLGFAILFVKRSSVSKYLSAIFLAMAVNIFAQYQFRYTNVKFDFPELLIVADIFDFLLPALVMLYLDKIFEANNGRKRWWYFAPAATVVLAGIVFILSHQPYFFETFINSYFHLSLLAGIVLWRIFTFIKIRNQYQEQYTNTDAKQRDELKWPKVLVGYIGLLLYVSVVQFIFHAFIDGHLGAVVTETLRQLAEVNYVICLSSIIFVTIYFALKYPKLFSVKLVQKKTDKSEDRLMQHYLEKMEVLIAEKKVYLESDFNEKLLAELLGTQAYVVSKLVNEYIGKSFSEYINEKRVAEAKHILAADTHKQLTNFAVAVDSGFRSESVFYVNFKKITGMTPRQYRKSLQASAVA from the coding sequence ATGACGGTAACTATTTTTTTGTGGGCTTTCCTCCAAAGCCTTCTGCTCGGTTTTGCCATTTTATTTGTTAAAAGGTCAAGCGTAAGCAAGTACCTTTCAGCCATATTTTTAGCGATGGCAGTGAATATTTTTGCACAATATCAATTCAGATATACCAATGTCAAATTTGATTTCCCTGAATTGTTAATCGTCGCAGATATCTTCGATTTTTTATTGCCTGCCCTGGTGATGCTTTATCTCGATAAAATTTTTGAAGCCAATAACGGCCGCAAACGATGGTGGTATTTTGCCCCTGCGGCAACGGTGGTGCTGGCGGGGATCGTTTTTATTTTAAGCCATCAGCCCTATTTTTTTGAAACATTCATTAACTCTTATTTCCACCTTTCCTTATTAGCGGGCATCGTTTTATGGCGCATATTTACTTTCATAAAAATCAGAAATCAATATCAGGAGCAATATACCAATACCGATGCTAAACAGCGGGATGAGTTGAAGTGGCCCAAAGTACTTGTGGGTTATATTGGCTTACTGCTCTATGTGTCTGTTGTGCAGTTTATTTTCCACGCTTTTATCGATGGGCACCTTGGTGCAGTGGTCACAGAGACATTAAGGCAACTTGCGGAAGTCAATTATGTGATCTGCTTGAGCAGTATTATTTTTGTAACGATTTATTTTGCGTTGAAATATCCAAAATTATTCTCCGTCAAGTTGGTACAGAAAAAAACGGATAAATCCGAGGACCGCCTCATGCAGCATTATTTGGAGAAAATGGAAGTACTGATTGCGGAGAAAAAAGTGTATCTGGAGTCTGATTTCAATGAAAAATTATTGGCAGAATTATTGGGAACACAAGCTTATGTTGTTTCTAAATTGGTCAATGAATACATTGGGAAATCATTTTCCGAGTATATTAATGAGAAAAGGGTCGCTGAGGCCAAGCATATTTTGGCAGCTGATACCCATAAACAACTAACCAACTTTGCGGTTGCTGTGGACAGTGGTTTCCGGTCGGAGTCCGTCTTTTACGTTAATTTTAAAAAGATCACAGGCATGACGCCAAGGCAGTATCGAAAATCATTACAAGCCAGTGCCGTAGCATAG
- a CDS encoding Ig-like domain-containing protein, whose product MKKSLLLCIATLLWGYAQAQWQPINPGAGGQVQDVVCDPNQSGRLFLASDMEGIYESTDHGESWHPKGHLIHNRVYAVAIAKGNSNKVVVGTLYGIEVSNDGGEHFTLVNDSKRASFGAVAIHPTNSNIIIAAHGWRDDYDFIGHFSFAEKGKGEIFRSTNGGQSWSKITYDSNTGTDRNVYSVQFDPNNPSTVYLGGAKGVFKSTNSGQSWSKINGPSGTQKNRGISISPNGQTIYACYSTSGNNGHVYASATNSISWKNLTSGVGALDYWYPEVNERSTGNNHSVIVSLQAGRQGLYKANVNWSGSNYTNNQWNIIWQGTSGYDNGWDNAPPNPRFVHFTPASWPEAIWSTTNQTIFQGINQSGGYQWNNKYCTPNYNFQVYHWGAPWPTYSGRGTESTYTYDIAVHENYVIQGQADNGLMESWDNGVSWSNVRHRVDGNLSDVQAVDIGEAYGVPTVVAQATQGYGGFAASGQLYVKKLETHSPSDQWLKIAGGNDFLGGLPNGVLRDVAVAPAKPSRVFMFSTGYGMYMLDDLGWGINEVENGRQAWVTKISNGVADNTSSVKKIAPHPTNPDIVFFNATGGSQGVYKGVKTGSGNADWTWTKIYNGSGWDAEINCWEHNGKVYLFYGGQSNENGGDGSNFIGAISTDEGQSWQVVFNRTQAMNIKNNDWYNTVSSDYRFTSKGGFVGFDNHIIFPYYDHRMQKSYGVFYGTIAANGSVSWQDWTGDLHFAGLTSAIVKENEGKRYLYVSTAGAGAWRRPIDGSTTPPPTNEAPTVGWLSPDNNSSFTEGQTVSFKASATDDQSGVTVQYFVNGQSVSGQVGSPFEFSWTASTAGSYQIGVKATDNQGATSATVNRNITVVSGGDDCSASNVLSNGEFNQGQSDWQFYVNSNNGANASWQINSANGLSGNAADVNISGGGNGDSDIQLYANLGALQSGVTYEVLFTAKASAAKTIRLGVLSNVSPWANFLSENINITTSVQQYQAEFTMSENQSNTRVDFFIGGNTSDFFLDNVVFREKCQDAPAPNQPPTISFGNPQNNHIITEGEAITFSASANDDEAVTRVEFYIDNQLKSTDTNAPFSFTDDQFSVGDHQWKAIAFDAEGLSASTGTRNFTVEAAACDMPELITNGDFSNGNSDWTFYENTAVGAAGNFTVEGSSGSSGAGAKVQVTAVGGGDSDIQLHGNLPDLVAGRTYTLRFFARTSNQSGFPVRLAIIKGVSPWPNYTVENPVFSSSFQEFVYEFTMNENSSQTRLHFFLGNTTGTVYIDQISVKESCGANNSRLFVEAPQKPSLYPNPVKMGASFRVNLPEVRQAIYTIYDPQGRLVKQGALSGSDHRIETAGLSSGLFILVVQHDEGLKKFKLMIE is encoded by the coding sequence ATGAAAAAATCATTATTATTGTGTATCGCCACCTTGTTGTGGGGGTATGCGCAAGCGCAATGGCAGCCGATTAATCCCGGTGCTGGAGGGCAGGTGCAGGATGTTGTCTGTGACCCCAACCAGTCTGGTCGCTTATTTTTGGCCTCGGACATGGAAGGGATTTATGAGAGTACAGATCATGGAGAATCCTGGCACCCCAAAGGCCATCTTATCCATAACAGGGTATATGCGGTAGCGATTGCCAAGGGCAACTCCAATAAAGTGGTGGTGGGTACCTTATATGGTATCGAAGTTTCAAATGATGGTGGGGAACATTTTACTTTGGTCAACGATTCCAAGCGTGCCTCTTTTGGTGCCGTAGCGATTCACCCAACCAACTCCAATATCATTATTGCGGCACACGGCTGGCGTGATGATTATGATTTTATCGGTCATTTTAGCTTTGCCGAAAAAGGGAAAGGTGAAATTTTCCGTTCTACCAACGGCGGGCAGTCGTGGTCAAAAATCACCTACGACTCCAACACCGGCACCGACAGGAATGTCTATTCTGTACAGTTTGATCCGAATAACCCTTCCACCGTTTATCTCGGTGGTGCCAAGGGAGTGTTTAAAAGTACCAATAGTGGGCAGTCGTGGTCAAAAATCAATGGACCTTCAGGAACACAGAAAAACAGAGGTATTAGCATCAGCCCCAACGGGCAAACCATTTATGCCTGCTACTCAACAAGTGGGAATAATGGACATGTTTATGCCAGTGCCACCAACAGTATTTCATGGAAAAACCTGACCAGTGGAGTAGGTGCTTTGGACTATTGGTATCCGGAGGTGAATGAACGATCTACCGGAAACAATCACAGTGTTATTGTGAGTTTGCAGGCGGGCCGACAGGGGCTATACAAGGCAAATGTTAACTGGAGTGGATCCAACTATACCAATAACCAGTGGAATATTATTTGGCAGGGAACGAGTGGATATGATAATGGCTGGGACAATGCCCCACCAAATCCACGTTTTGTTCATTTTACACCGGCAAGCTGGCCGGAAGCCATCTGGTCAACGACCAACCAAACCATTTTTCAGGGCATTAACCAGTCAGGTGGTTATCAGTGGAACAATAAATATTGTACCCCAAACTACAATTTCCAGGTGTATCACTGGGGGGCACCGTGGCCTACTTACAGCGGGCGTGGCACCGAAAGTACTTATACCTATGATATTGCGGTTCATGAAAATTATGTTATTCAGGGGCAGGCCGATAATGGCCTGATGGAAAGCTGGGATAATGGGGTGTCGTGGTCGAATGTTCGGCACCGTGTGGATGGTAACCTGTCGGATGTGCAGGCCGTGGATATCGGGGAAGCCTATGGGGTGCCGACGGTGGTGGCACAGGCAACGCAGGGTTACGGCGGTTTCGCCGCAAGTGGTCAGCTTTATGTGAAGAAGCTCGAAACGCACTCGCCTTCAGATCAATGGCTGAAGATTGCCGGAGGAAATGATTTTCTTGGAGGATTACCCAATGGTGTTTTGCGCGATGTGGCCGTGGCACCGGCAAAACCGTCGAGGGTGTTTATGTTCTCTACAGGTTATGGCATGTATATGCTCGATGATTTGGGCTGGGGAATTAATGAGGTGGAAAATGGCCGGCAGGCATGGGTAACCAAAATCAGTAATGGTGTGGCAGATAATACCTCTTCGGTGAAGAAAATTGCGCCACACCCTACCAATCCTGATATTGTATTTTTCAATGCTACCGGAGGATCGCAGGGGGTGTACAAAGGCGTGAAAACCGGCAGTGGCAATGCTGACTGGACCTGGACAAAAATCTACAACGGCAGTGGCTGGGATGCGGAAATTAATTGCTGGGAACACAACGGAAAAGTGTACCTTTTCTATGGTGGGCAGAGTAATGAAAATGGAGGTGACGGCAGTAATTTCATCGGAGCAATCTCTACGGATGAAGGACAAAGCTGGCAGGTGGTTTTCAACAGGACACAGGCCATGAATATCAAAAACAACGATTGGTATAATACCGTGTCGAGCGATTACCGATTTACTTCAAAGGGTGGTTTTGTAGGCTTCGACAATCATATTATCTTTCCATATTACGATCACCGAATGCAGAAATCCTATGGCGTATTTTATGGTACAATTGCCGCAAATGGATCGGTGAGCTGGCAAGACTGGACAGGGGATTTACATTTCGCCGGGCTGACTTCCGCGATTGTGAAAGAGAATGAAGGAAAGCGCTATTTGTATGTCTCTACCGCAGGGGCAGGTGCTTGGCGACGCCCCATTGATGGGAGTACCACGCCGCCACCAACAAATGAAGCTCCTACGGTAGGGTGGCTTTCACCTGATAATAATTCAAGTTTCACTGAAGGGCAAACGGTTTCATTTAAAGCCTCTGCAACGGATGACCAATCGGGGGTAACGGTGCAGTATTTTGTTAATGGACAGTCGGTGAGCGGACAGGTCGGCAGTCCTTTTGAGTTCAGCTGGACCGCCAGTACAGCAGGCAGTTATCAGATAGGCGTCAAGGCGACCGATAACCAGGGCGCTACTTCGGCAACGGTCAACAGAAATATTACGGTGGTGTCTGGAGGCGATGATTGTAGCGCTTCGAATGTGCTGTCGAATGGCGAATTTAATCAAGGCCAAAGCGATTGGCAGTTTTATGTGAACAGCAATAATGGCGCAAATGCGAGCTGGCAAATAAACAGCGCTAATGGGCTTAGCGGTAACGCTGCCGATGTAAATATCAGTGGTGGAGGGAATGGTGATTCTGATATACAGCTTTATGCCAACCTCGGTGCTTTGCAATCTGGGGTAACCTATGAGGTGTTGTTCACGGCCAAAGCTTCGGCGGCCAAAACCATCCGATTGGGCGTATTGAGCAACGTTTCTCCCTGGGCAAATTTCTTGTCGGAGAACATCAATATCACCACTTCCGTGCAACAATATCAGGCGGAATTCACCATGTCTGAAAATCAGTCCAACACTCGGGTAGACTTCTTTATAGGAGGAAATACTTCGGATTTCTTTCTGGATAATGTGGTTTTTCGGGAGAAATGTCAGGACGCCCCTGCACCGAATCAGCCACCGACCATAAGCTTTGGTAATCCTCAGAATAATCATATAATTACAGAAGGGGAAGCGATCACATTTTCGGCTTCGGCCAATGATGATGAAGCGGTAACGAGGGTGGAATTTTATATTGATAATCAGCTGAAATCTACAGATACCAATGCGCCTTTCAGTTTTACAGATGATCAGTTTTCCGTGGGCGACCATCAGTGGAAGGCGATCGCTTTTGATGCAGAGGGCTTGTCGGCATCAACGGGCACACGCAACTTTACCGTGGAAGCGGCGGCCTGTGATATGCCGGAACTGATTACCAATGGCGATTTTAGTAATGGAAACAGCGATTGGACTTTTTATGAAAATACTGCCGTGGGTGCAGCAGGGAATTTCACGGTGGAAGGAAGCAGCGGCAGCAGTGGTGCTGGGGCAAAAGTGCAGGTTACGGCGGTGGGTGGAGGCGACTCCGACATTCAGCTGCATGGCAACTTACCCGATTTGGTTGCGGGAAGAACGTACACCCTTCGTTTTTTCGCCAGGACTTCCAATCAAAGTGGTTTCCCTGTGCGATTGGCCATCATTAAAGGGGTTTCTCCCTGGCCAAATTATACGGTGGAAAACCCGGTGTTTTCAAGTAGTTTCCAGGAGTTTGTTTATGAATTTACCATGAATGAGAACAGCAGCCAGACCAGGCTTCACTTCTTCCTGGGCAATACGACTGGAACGGTTTATATCGACCAGATTTCTGTCAAAGAATCCTGTGGGGCTAATAATAGCCGACTATTTGTGGAAGCACCGCAAAAACCATCCCTGTATCCTAATCCAGTAAAAATGGGGGCGAGCTTCCGTGTTAATTTGCCAGAGGTAAGGCAGGCGATTTATACCATTTATGACCCTCAGGGCAGATTGGTAAAACAAGGAGCTCTAAGTGGTTCAGACCACCGAATAGAAACGGCAGGTCTGTCATCAGGTTTATTCATTCTTGTTGTACAGCATGATGAAGGACTCAAGAAATTTAAGTTGATGATTGAATAA